TGGGGCCTGGGTGCGCTGCTGCCGCTGCTGGCCGCGTTGGTCGTGGCCCTGAGCCACGGCGGCTGACCGGGCCCCACCTGTGCCCCCTCGCGGTGCCAATGCGTGCAGAACCGCTGGGGCCCCAGGGCCGCACTAAGCCAGTTCGCGCATGATGGTGCGGGGCAGCGTGTCGTTTGCTGGGGGCATGCCAGCTGCGCTGTATCCACCCCTGGCCCTCCGGGTCACCACCCCCAGGCTCGCGCTGCAGGGGGCCACCGACGACCTGCTGGCCGAACTGCTGCCCACCGTCCGGGCCGGGGTGGTCACGTCCCCCGAGCCGTTCGACGACCCCATGTCCCTGTACGAACCCAATCCGCGCCGCGAGCGCCTGTGGCTGCAGGCCATCTGGCGGGGGCGCGGCACGGTGCGGCCGGATGCCTGGCGCCTGTATTTCGCCGTGCTCTGGCAAGGCCGGCCGGTGGGCATGCAGGACCTGATCGGGGTGAACTTTGACACCTGCCGCACCGTGACTTCCTTTTCCTGGCTGGCGCCAGATGTCCGGGGCCAGGGGCTGGGCCGCGAAATGCGCGCGGCGATTTTGCATCTGGCCTTTGCTGGCTTTGGGGCCGCCGAAGCGGCCAGCGACGCGCTGTTCGACAACGCGGCTTCCAACCGGATCTCGGCGGCCCTGGGCTATCAACCCAACGGCACCGACTGGGCCACCCGGCGCGGTCAGCCGGTGCTGGTCCAGCGCTGGCGCCTGCAGCGAGAGGCCTGGGCGCGGACCCGCCGGGACGATATTCAGCTGGCCGGGGTCGAGGCGTGTCGGCCCGTGCTGTTCATTGAGGCGCCGGAAAGCGCTTAAGGGCCTCGCCCCTCCCCCAGGCCAACGGTTCAGAACAGCACCGAAACGTTTCCATTCTCGGTGCAAGCCCCTTTCTTCGCTTCTCGCTCTGCGGCGCAGCTGTTCCCGCCCGCTCGGTTGATCTCAAGATCTACAGCGAGCGACTTGGGTGCAGGTCCGGCGGCGCCTACTCGCCCAGATACCGCCGCAGGTCGTCGAGGTTGTGGCTGGTGCCAATCACCACCAGCTTGTCGTGGGGGCGCAGTTCGTCCTCGGCGCGCGGGGTTACCTCAATCTTGCCCGCGCGGCTGATGGCGATCACCTGCACGCCAAAGCGCCCGGTGAGGTTCAGGTCGCGCAGGGTGCCCTTCAGGCGCTCGTTGGCCTCGATTTCCACGATGGCGTAGTCGCCGCCTAGGTCCAGCGTGTCCACAATGTTCGGGGTGGCGATCTGGCGGGCCAGCCGCACGCCCATGTCGTGTTCCGGGCGAATCACGAGGTCGGCGCCCAGGCGTTCCAGCACCCGGCGGGCCATCTCGTCAATCGCCTTGCACACCACGTAGGGCGCGCCCAGGCTCTTGGCGTTCATGGTGGCCAGAATGTTGGCCTGCACGTCGGTGCCGATGGCCACCACCACCACGTCAAAGTCGCCCACGCCCAGGGTGCGCAGGGCGCGCTCATCGCTGGCGTCCACCACGGCGGCGTGGGTCACGAGGTTCATCACGCGCTCCACGTTTTCTTCGTGCTGGTCAATGGCCACCACTTCGTGGCCCATTTCGTAGAGGGTGGTGGCCACGGCGGTGCCGAAGCGGCCCAGCCCGATCACAAGACATTGTTTGCTTTTCATTGGTCACAGGTCCTTTCTGGCGTGCAGGAAAGCGGCGGGGTCAGCCGATCAGAATGTCCTTGTCCGCCGGGTAGCGCACCGGCACCGCCGAACGCGGGCGGCCGAAGGCCACAGCGAAGGTCAGCGGGCCAATGCGGCCCAGGAACATCAGCGCAATCAGCACCACATGCTGGGCCGGGTTCAGCAGCGGCGTGGTGTTCATGCTCAGGCCCACGGTGCCGAAGGCGCTGACCGCCTCGAAAAACAGGTTGATAAAGCTGACGTCGTCGCGGGTGTTCAGGCTCAGCAGCGCAATCAGCATCGCGTTGACCAGCCCAATGCTCAGCAGGCCCACCGTCATGGCCCGCAGGATGGTGTCGGTGTCAATGCGGCGCTCGAACAGGGTGGTGTCGCGCCGCCCGCGCACCATGCTCCAGGCCGAGGCCATCATCACATAAAAGGTACTGGTCTTGATGCCGCCGCCCGTGGAGCCGGGGTTGGCCCCAATAAACATCAGAATGATGGTGATAAAGAGCGTGGTCAGGCCCATCGCGCCGTAATCGAGGGTGTTAAAGCCCGCCGTGCGCGTGGTCACGCTCTGGAAGAACGAGGCCAGCACCCTCTCACCCAGCCCTAGGGGCCCCAGCGTCTTGGGGTTGTTCCATTC
This region of Deinococcus multiflagellatus genomic DNA includes:
- a CDS encoding potassium channel family protein, encoding MKSKQCLVIGLGRFGTAVATTLYEMGHEVVAIDQHEENVERVMNLVTHAAVVDASDERALRTLGVGDFDVVVVAIGTDVQANILATMNAKSLGAPYVVCKAIDEMARRVLERLGADLVIRPEHDMGVRLARQIATPNIVDTLDLGGDYAIVEIEANERLKGTLRDLNLTGRFGVQVIAISRAGKIEVTPRAEDELRPHDKLVVIGTSHNLDDLRRYLGE
- a CDS encoding GNAT family N-acetyltransferase; this translates as MPAALYPPLALRVTTPRLALQGATDDLLAELLPTVRAGVVTSPEPFDDPMSLYEPNPRRERLWLQAIWRGRGTVRPDAWRLYFAVLWQGRPVGMQDLIGVNFDTCRTVTSFSWLAPDVRGQGLGREMRAAILHLAFAGFGAAEAASDALFDNAASNRISAALGYQPNGTDWATRRGQPVLVQRWRLQREAWARTRRDDIQLAGVEACRPVLFIEAPESA